The window ACCGCGGTGACCCGTGCCGCGGTGACGACGTCGGTGAGCCGCCGGATGTGGTCCTGGCCGATCATTCCGGCACCGATGACACCTACACGCACAGTCATGGTCGGATCCTTCGTTCCAAAGCTCCGGAGTCCCGGAACCCCGCGGGCGACGGACGGGTTCGGGAGTGTACTGTCGCGCTCTACTAGCGCGCTCTAGTGCGAGTACGATGGCCCCTGTTCAAATGTCATGTCAATAGGTGGTCGCCGAAGGATTCGTGTCCTCCGCGTCATCCGTGGGGCGGGGAGGAGGCGCGGAAGGATGGAGCCACAGGTGGGCGTATCGGGTACGGGGCGGGATGACGGCGCGACGGCGGGACGGCGCCCCACCATGTCGGACGTCGCCGCGAAGGCGGGCGTCTCCCGGGCGCTGGTCTCGATCGTCTTCCGCGGTCGGCCGGGGGCCGGCCAGGAGACGCGCGACCGGGTGCTGCGCGTGGCCGACGAGATCGGCTACCGGCCCGACAGCGCGGCCCGGCTGCTCGCCCGGGGCCGCAGTCGCACGCTCGGCGTGGTCCTCACCGTCCACCAGACCTTCCAGGCGGACCTGGTCGAGGGCATCTACCCGGAGGCCGAGCGGCTCGGCTACGACGTGCTGCTGTCCGCGCACGCCCCGGGACGCGACGAGGGCAAAGTGGTCGAAGCGCTGCTCAGCCACCGCTGCGAGGCGCTGATCCTGCTCGGTCCGGCCTCCGACCCCGACCGCCTCGACGCGCTGGGGCACCGCACCGTCGCCGTCTCGGTCGGCCGGCACCTCCCCGGGGTGCACGTCGACAGTGTCCACACCGCCGAGACGAAGGGGGTGCGGCAGGCCATCGGTCACCTCGTCGAGCTCGGGCACCGGCGGATCGCCCACGTCGACGGCGGCCGCGACCCGGGGTCCGCCGAGCGCCGCCGCGCCTATCGTGCCGCGATGCGCAGACACGGCCTGGCCGAGGAGATCCGGGTGATCCCCGGCGCCCACACGGAGCAGGCGGGCGTCGAGGCCGGACGCCTGCTGATCGCCGAGGCCGAACGCTCCGGCCGGACGGCGCTGCCCACGGCGATCCTCGCGGGCAACGACCGTTGTGCGATGGGCCTGTTGATCACCTTCGCCCGGGCGGGTGTCGAGGTGCCGGACGAGGTGTCGGTCGTCGGCTACGACGACAGCCACCTGTCGCACCTGATGCCGATCGGCCTGACGACGGTCCGTCAGGACGCCGCGCTCATGGCGGAGTACGCGGTGCGGTTCGCCGTGGAGCGGTTGGAGAACCCGAACCTGGGACCGCGGGAGGCTGTACTGGATCCGAAGCTGGTGGTACGGGGGAGCAGCGGGGTGCCCCGGGTCGGGTGACGGGCGTGGTGCGGGTGCGGGCACGGGTGTGGCCGCGGGCGCTGGGCCGAAGTCGACGGGGCGGGTCCGACGGGTCGGGCCCGGAGAGCCGGGTCCGATGGGCCTGGCCCGATGGGCCTCGCCGTCGGGCGCGTCTCAGGTGGCTGCCGACTGGCTGGCCGACGGCGGCTGATCACCCGGCTCGCGGTCGTCCGGCTCGTGGTCGTCCGGTTCGCGGTCGGCCGCTTCCCGGTCGTCGAGTTCCTGGTTGTCCAGTTCGCGGTCGTCCAGGTGGGCGCTGTAGAAGTCGCTCTGGCGCACCATGATGTCCCGCATGGAGGTGCCGCGGGGAACTCCGTAGACCGTTCCCGGGAAGTCCAGATCCCTTTGCACCTCCCACAGTTCGTCGTGCTGGTCGGGTGAGAAGAGCCGGGCCTGCGGGGCGCCGGCCGCGATCCACCCGATGGGTACGACCGTGCCGGGCGGCAGGACCGAGTTCACCTGCAGCACGCTGTTGATCCGCAGCTCCGAACCGGCGCCCACGACGGCTCCGGGGAAGACGGAGGCTCCGGTGGCCACGAAGACCTCGTCCTCGATCCGGGCGCCGTTCACGTGGGCGTGCGGGCCGATGAGGACGGCGTTCCCGATGAGCGCGGGGTGGCGTCGGCGGCCCCGCACGAGGGCGTTCTCCATGACGACGACGTCCGCGCCGGTCCGTACCTCGCCGTCCTCCGCCGTGAGCACGGCGCCGTGCAGCACACGGGCGCGCTCGCCGAGGACGACGGCGCCGCAGAGGACCGCCGACGGGGCGACGTAGGCGGAGGCGGGGACGACGGGGCGCTGCCCGCGGTGTTCGATCAGCATCCGCCGACTTTAGGCCTGGTTCGACGACTCTTGGCCGGTGCCGGTGCCGGTGCCGGTGCCGGTGCCGGCGTCGGTCCCAGGGGCCGGGTCCGGGACCACGGCTGTCGCCGTGATCTCCACCAGCTGGCCCGGGTAACCGAGGCAGGCGACACCGAGGAGGGTGGAGGAGTGCGGGCCGACGCTGAGACGGGAGGCTTCCACGACGTCCCAGACCTGGGAGAGCACCGCGGTGTCGGCGCTCACGACATACACGTCGGTGTACGCGACGTACTCGAAGTCACTGCCGACCGCCCGGAGTTGCTCACCCAGGTTGGCGATCACCTGCTCGGCCTGCCGTACGGGATCGCCCGGGCCGACCAGCTCGCCGTCGGCGTTGAGGGGCACGGATCCGGCGAGGAGCGCGAGACGCGTACCGGGCTCGACCACGGAGGCATGGGAGTAGGTGGGCGGTGCGAAGAGGGTGGGAACGGTGACGCGCTTCAGCATAGGTGGCCTCCCGCGGGCGGATCGGTGGGTGCTGTCGTGCAACCC of the Streptomyces aurantiacus genome contains:
- a CDS encoding LacI family DNA-binding transcriptional regulator, which encodes MSDVAAKAGVSRALVSIVFRGRPGAGQETRDRVLRVADEIGYRPDSAARLLARGRSRTLGVVLTVHQTFQADLVEGIYPEAERLGYDVLLSAHAPGRDEGKVVEALLSHRCEALILLGPASDPDRLDALGHRTVAVSVGRHLPGVHVDSVHTAETKGVRQAIGHLVELGHRRIAHVDGGRDPGSAERRRAYRAAMRRHGLAEEIRVIPGAHTEQAGVEAGRLLIAEAERSGRTALPTAILAGNDRCAMGLLITFARAGVEVPDEVSVVGYDDSHLSHLMPIGLTTVRQDAALMAEYAVRFAVERLENPNLGPREAVLDPKLVVRGSSGVPRVG
- a CDS encoding gamma carbonic anhydrase family protein, encoding MLIEHRGQRPVVPASAYVAPSAVLCGAVVLGERARVLHGAVLTAEDGEVRTGADVVVMENALVRGRRRHPALIGNAVLIGPHAHVNGARIEDEVFVATGASVFPGAVVGAGSELRINSVLQVNSVLPPGTVVPIGWIAAGAPQARLFSPDQHDELWEVQRDLDFPGTVYGVPRGTSMRDIMVRQSDFYSAHLDDRELDNQELDDREAADREPDDHEPDDREPGDQPPSASQSAAT
- a CDS encoding RidA family protein, which produces MLKRVTVPTLFAPPTYSHASVVEPGTRLALLAGSVPLNADGELVGPGDPVRQAEQVIANLGEQLRAVGSDFEYVAYTDVYVVSADTAVLSQVWDVVEASRLSVGPHSSTLLGVACLGYPGQLVEITATAVVPDPAPGTDAGTGTGTGTGTGQESSNQA